In Acidobacteriota bacterium, one genomic interval encodes:
- a CDS encoding SAM-dependent methyltransferase: MPFSIDSVIPWGRTLAEYRAMFDLSEGDLGGRILGCGDGPASFNAEMSALDRAVVSVDPLYAYSAAVIERRGQETFDVVMKQARDNQQDFVWTHVPSIQELGRRRMLAMRRFLSDFPTGKIEGRYWDASLPHLPFSDARYDLALSSHFLFLYSAQFDLAFHCSALQEMLRVASEARVFPLLQVGGTPSPHVQGVIEYFKSKGLQASIETVSYEFQRGGNKMMRLGR; the protein is encoded by the coding sequence ATGCCTTTCTCCATCGACAGTGTGATTCCCTGGGGGCGCACCTTGGCCGAATATCGGGCGATGTTCGACCTCTCGGAAGGTGATCTCGGCGGCCGAATCCTGGGCTGTGGCGACGGACCGGCCAGTTTCAATGCGGAGATGTCGGCCCTGGACCGTGCCGTCGTCTCCGTCGATCCGCTGTATGCGTATTCCGCTGCCGTCATCGAACGGCGGGGGCAGGAAACTTTCGACGTCGTCATGAAGCAGGCGCGTGATAATCAGCAGGATTTTGTCTGGACCCATGTGCCGTCCATTCAGGAACTGGGACGAAGGCGGATGTTGGCTATGCGCAGATTCCTTTCCGACTTTCCCACAGGCAAGATCGAAGGACGATATTGGGATGCATCACTACCCCATTTGCCCTTTAGCGACGCCAGGTACGATCTGGCGTTATCCTCGCATTTTCTATTTCTTTACAGCGCCCAGTTCGATCTGGCCTTTCATTGCAGCGCTCTGCAAGAAATGCTTAGGGTAGCCTCAGAGGCACGTGTCTTCCCCCTGCTGCAGGTTGGCGGTACACCCTCGCCTCACGTTCAGGGAGTGATTGAGTACTTCAAGTCAAAAGGGCTTCAGGCCTCCATCGAAACGGTTTCCTACGAGTTCCAGAGGGGTGGGAACAAGATGATGCGGCTAGGGAGATGA
- a CDS encoding amidohydrolase family protein — MRFWLPWTLIAALAIVSCQSTNDYAVLIRGGTVYDGSGNAPIVTDVAIAGDTIAAMGNLEGATADQVIDATDLAVAPGFINMLSWATESLIIDGRSQGDLLQGVTLEVFGEGKSPGPMNEAMKQVWLDRFSRYVGSDEEVSRLLDSDQVPWTTLGEYLEFLEAKGVSTNIASFVGATSVRIHELGYEDRKPSPKELERMIALVTEAMKDGALGLGSSLIYAPAFYAETDELIALSAEAARFGGMYISHLRSEGNRLIEALDELLTIAEEADIAAEIYHLKMSGEENWSKIEDVVERIEAAQAKGLRITANMYTYTAGATGLNAAMPPWVQEGGYAAWSERLQDSETRNRVEREMLERSDDWENLLSAAGSEGTLLTRFLNPDLKKYNGWTLAEVAAERGTSPQQTAMDLVIEDGSRVGVVYFLMSEQNVKRLIALPWISFGSDAASMAPEPPFNHFGTHPRAYGNFARLLGKYVREESVISLEEAIRRLTSLPAGNLGIKRRGSLTPGFFADIVVFNPDGIVDHATYKDSHRFSYGVMHVLVNGQPVIKEGEHTGATPGRVVRGPGWTGGDL, encoded by the coding sequence ATGAGATTCTGGCTGCCTTGGACCTTGATCGCAGCCTTGGCGATTGTCAGTTGTCAGTCAACCAACGACTATGCCGTGTTGATTCGTGGCGGTACGGTTTACGACGGATCGGGTAACGCGCCGATTGTGACCGACGTTGCCATCGCTGGAGACACGATCGCTGCAATGGGCAATCTCGAGGGGGCCACTGCCGATCAGGTGATCGATGCTACGGACCTGGCTGTTGCGCCCGGATTCATCAACATGCTGAGCTGGGCCACCGAATCCCTCATCATCGACGGTCGCAGCCAGGGAGATCTCCTTCAGGGCGTCACCCTCGAAGTATTCGGAGAGGGGAAGTCACCTGGGCCAATGAACGAGGCCATGAAGCAGGTATGGCTGGACCGTTTCTCCAGATATGTCGGGTCTGACGAGGAAGTATCCAGGCTACTGGACAGTGACCAAGTCCCGTGGACTACGTTGGGTGAGTACCTGGAGTTTCTGGAGGCGAAGGGTGTTTCCACGAATATCGCCTCGTTCGTGGGGGCTACATCGGTCCGCATTCATGAACTCGGCTACGAAGATCGCAAGCCTTCTCCAAAGGAACTCGAGCGCATGATCGCGCTGGTCACCGAAGCCATGAAAGACGGCGCTTTGGGCCTTGGCTCTTCGCTCATCTACGCTCCGGCTTTCTACGCCGAGACTGACGAGTTGATTGCGCTCTCCGCCGAGGCGGCCAGGTTTGGAGGCATGTACATTTCTCATTTGAGAAGCGAGGGGAATCGTCTAATCGAGGCGCTCGATGAACTGCTTACGATTGCCGAGGAGGCCGACATTGCGGCCGAGATCTACCACCTCAAGATGAGCGGCGAGGAGAACTGGTCAAAGATCGAAGACGTGGTAGAGCGCATCGAAGCAGCCCAGGCAAAAGGCCTCCGCATCACGGCCAACATGTATACCTACACGGCCGGAGCCACCGGCTTGAATGCCGCGATGCCTCCGTGGGTTCAGGAAGGCGGGTACGCGGCGTGGAGCGAACGGTTACAGGATTCGGAAACCCGCAACAGGGTGGAGCGCGAGATGCTGGAGCGATCCGACGATTGGGAGAACCTCTTGAGTGCGGCCGGTTCCGAAGGAACCCTTCTGACCCGTTTTTTGAATCCCGACCTGAAGAAATACAACGGGTGGACTCTCGCCGAGGTCGCCGCCGAGCGAGGGACTTCCCCGCAGCAAACGGCTATGGATCTCGTGATCGAAGACGGCAGCCGTGTCGGGGTGGTGTACTTCCTGATGTCCGAGCAAAACGTGAAGCGCCTCATTGCCTTGCCCTGGATCTCTTTCGGATCGGACGCAGCGTCCATGGCACCGGAACCACCCTTCAACCACTTCGGCACGCACCCGCGTGCATACGGAAACTTCGCCCGACTCCTTGGAAAATACGTTCGTGAGGAGAGTGTGATTTCTTTAGAAGAAGCGATCCGGAGACTCACGTCTCTCCCGGCCGGGAACCTCGGGATCAAGAGACGTGGAAGCCTCACACCCGGGTTTTTCGCGGACATCGTCGTCTTCAACCCCGACGGAATCGTGGATCATGCCACTTACAAAGACTCACATCGATTTTCGTACGGCGTGATGCACGTTCTCGTCAACGGTCAGCCGGTCATCAAAGAGGGTGAGCACACCGGCGCAACTCCGGGCCGGGTGGTGCGGGGACCAGGGTGGACGGGTGGCGACCTGTAG
- a CDS encoding nucleoside permease, with amino-acid sequence MVRLKLSAMMFLQYFIWGAWYVTLVTYLSRTLGFSDSQIGWAYATTAIAAMISPFFMGLVADRYFSSEKVLAGLHLMGGVLLYWVSGLENFSHLLPVLLIYTLCYMPTLALTNSLSFHHMESPEREFPRVRVLGTIGWIAAGLLVGRLHLEATAVPLQIAAGASVLMGFYCLLLPHTPPKGGGQPFSLRGLLGLDALSLMRERSFAIFVAGSFLLCIPLQFYYTFTNLFLNEIGVSQAASKMTLGQGSEILFMLAMPFFLTRVGLKGTLLIGMAAWVARYLLFAWGDGNQYLWMLLGGILLHGICYDFFFVAGQVYVDRKAPIRVRAAAQGFIALVTLGLGMFVGARVSGLVVQHYSYLDGAGAVQHHWGEVWLVPAVAAAVVLVLFAFFFRPGRVEANEAPGSG; translated from the coding sequence ATGGTTCGCCTGAAGCTCTCCGCCATGATGTTTTTGCAGTATTTCATCTGGGGGGCCTGGTACGTCACCCTGGTCACCTATTTGAGCCGGACCCTTGGCTTCAGCGACAGCCAGATCGGCTGGGCCTACGCCACCACGGCCATCGCGGCCATGATCTCTCCATTTTTCATGGGGTTGGTGGCCGACCGTTACTTTTCCTCGGAAAAGGTGCTTGCGGGGCTGCACCTAATGGGCGGGGTCCTGCTGTATTGGGTATCCGGTCTGGAAAACTTCAGCCACCTCCTCCCGGTGCTGTTGATCTACACCCTGTGCTACATGCCGACCCTGGCGCTCACCAACTCCCTGTCCTTTCACCACATGGAGAGCCCGGAACGGGAATTCCCCAGGGTAAGAGTGCTGGGGACCATCGGTTGGATCGCCGCCGGCCTGCTGGTGGGACGGTTGCACCTGGAGGCCACCGCCGTGCCGCTGCAAATTGCCGCCGGCGCGTCGGTGTTGATGGGTTTCTACTGCCTGCTGCTTCCCCACACCCCTCCCAAAGGGGGCGGTCAGCCCTTCAGCCTCAGGGGACTGCTGGGGCTGGATGCCCTGAGCCTGATGAGGGAGCGCTCCTTTGCCATCTTCGTGGCGGGATCGTTTCTGCTCTGTATTCCACTACAGTTTTACTACACCTTTACCAACCTGTTCCTCAACGAGATCGGAGTCAGTCAGGCCGCTAGCAAAATGACCCTGGGGCAGGGATCCGAAATTCTCTTCATGCTGGCCATGCCCTTCTTCCTGACCCGGGTGGGACTCAAGGGGACGCTACTGATCGGAATGGCTGCCTGGGTGGCCCGCTATCTGCTGTTTGCCTGGGGCGACGGCAACCAATACCTGTGGATGTTGCTGGGAGGCATTCTCCTGCACGGCATCTGCTACGATTTCTTTTTCGTGGCCGGCCAGGTTTACGTGGACCGCAAGGCACCCATCCGGGTTCGGGCAGCGGCCCAGGGATTCATCGCCCTGGTCACCCTGGGCCTGGGCATGTTCGTGGGCGCCAGGGTTTCCGGGCTGGTGGTGCAGCATTACAGTTATCTTGATGGGGCTGGTGCCGTGCAGCATCATTGGGGTGAGGTCTGGCTGGTGCCCGCGGTGGCCGCAGCGGTGGTGCTGGTGCTCTTTGCGTTCTTCTTTCGGCCCGGGAGGGTGGAGGCGAATGAAGCGCCCGGGTCGGGCTAG
- the acs gene encoding acetate--CoA ligase has protein sequence MNRSDQPIEALLDEERLFPPPEECSRNANMADPDIYQRAAKDPEAYWAQAAESLEWMRKWDRVLDWKPPIAQWFVGGKLNVSVNCLDRHVRGWRRNKAAFIWEGEPGEERVLTFADLYREVNRFANAMKRLGVQKGDRVTIYMPMIPELPIALLACARIGAPHSVVFGGFSAESLRDRINDAQSKLVITADGSYRRGQIVPLKRNVDAALEDCPCVEKVVMVRRIGDAAPVAVDETRDVWWHRVVENVPAYCEPEPMDSEDPLFILYTSGTTAKPKGILHTTAGYILGASLTHKWVFDAKEEDVYWCSADIGWVTGHSYIVYGPLANGTTGVLYEGSPDWPDKDRWWAMVAKYGVNVFYTAPTAIRAVMKWGESYPAKHDLSTLRLLGTVGEPINPEAWMWYHEKIGQGRCPIVDTWWQTETGSIMISPLPGLTTTKPGSATFPLPGIDADVVDEAGNSVPLGGGGYLVLKSPWPSMARTIYGDPKRYEETYWQRFGKNVYFAGDGCKRDEEGYFWLLGRVDDVMNISGHRLSTMEVESALVDHQEVAEAAVIGKKDDIKGEAIAAFVTLKEGAEGNAGKVDELKKHVVQKIGPIARPQSVYFTAELPKTRSGKIMRRLLRDIAEGRALGDTTTLADATVVAKLKSQYEEG, from the coding sequence ATGAATCGCTCCGATCAACCCATTGAAGCTCTGCTGGACGAAGAGCGCCTCTTTCCGCCTCCGGAGGAGTGCTCTCGAAACGCCAATATGGCCGATCCGGACATCTATCAACGGGCGGCCAAGGACCCCGAGGCCTACTGGGCCCAAGCTGCCGAGAGCCTGGAGTGGATGCGCAAGTGGGATCGAGTCCTGGACTGGAAGCCACCTATTGCTCAATGGTTTGTGGGAGGGAAGTTAAATGTATCAGTGAACTGCCTGGACCGGCATGTTCGGGGTTGGCGTCGCAACAAGGCCGCCTTCATTTGGGAGGGAGAACCCGGAGAGGAGCGGGTTCTGACCTTTGCCGACCTCTACCGGGAGGTCAACCGGTTCGCCAATGCCATGAAGCGGCTGGGTGTGCAAAAGGGCGACCGGGTCACCATCTACATGCCCATGATTCCGGAATTGCCCATCGCCCTGTTGGCCTGTGCCCGGATCGGCGCCCCCCACAGCGTGGTCTTCGGCGGGTTCAGCGCCGAGTCCCTGCGAGACCGGATCAACGACGCTCAGTCCAAGCTGGTGATCACTGCCGACGGGAGCTACCGGCGCGGTCAGATCGTTCCCCTCAAGCGAAACGTGGACGCTGCACTCGAGGATTGCCCCTGTGTCGAGAAGGTGGTGATGGTTCGAAGGATCGGGGATGCGGCTCCGGTGGCGGTGGACGAGACCCGGGACGTCTGGTGGCACCGCGTCGTGGAAAATGTCCCGGCCTACTGCGAGCCCGAGCCCATGGACTCGGAGGACCCGCTGTTCATTCTCTACACCTCAGGGACCACGGCCAAGCCCAAGGGTATTCTGCACACCACCGCCGGCTACATCCTGGGGGCGTCCCTGACTCACAAGTGGGTGTTCGACGCCAAGGAAGAGGACGTCTACTGGTGCTCGGCCGACATCGGCTGGGTTACCGGGCACAGTTATATCGTCTACGGGCCCCTGGCCAACGGAACCACCGGGGTTCTCTACGAGGGTTCCCCCGACTGGCCCGACAAGGACCGCTGGTGGGCCATGGTGGCCAAGTATGGCGTGAATGTCTTCTATACGGCTCCCACGGCCATCCGGGCCGTCATGAAGTGGGGCGAGTCCTATCCGGCGAAGCACGACCTGTCCACGCTGCGCCTCTTGGGGACGGTGGGCGAGCCCATCAACCCCGAGGCCTGGATGTGGTATCACGAGAAGATCGGGCAGGGGCGCTGCCCCATCGTGGACACCTGGTGGCAGACCGAAACCGGCTCCATCATGATTTCGCCTCTGCCGGGCCTCACCACCACCAAGCCGGGTTCGGCCACCTTCCCGCTTCCGGGCATCGATGCCGACGTGGTGGACGAGGCCGGTAACAGCGTCCCGCTGGGCGGAGGCGGCTACCTGGTGCTCAAGTCTCCCTGGCCTTCCATGGCCCGCACCATCTATGGAGACCCCAAAAGGTATGAAGAGACCTATTGGCAGCGCTTCGGCAAGAACGTCTATTTTGCCGGGGACGGCTGCAAGCGGGACGAGGAAGGCTACTTCTGGCTGTTGGGCCGCGTGGATGACGTCATGAACATCTCGGGGCACCGGTTGAGCACCATGGAAGTGGAGAGCGCCCTGGTGGACCATCAGGAGGTGGCCGAGGCGGCCGTGATCGGCAAGAAGGACGATATCAAGGGAGAAGCCATTGCCGCGTTCGTAACCTTGAAGGAAGGGGCTGAGGGGAATGCCGGCAAGGTAGACGAGTTGAAGAAGCACGTGGTCCAGAAAATCGGACCCATTGCCCGGCCGCAGAGCGTGTACTTTACGGCCGAGCTGCCCAAGACCCGAAGCGGCAAGATCATGCGGCGGTTGCTGCGCGATATCGCCGAGGGACGGGCCCTTGGGGATACCACCACCCTGGCAGACGCCACCGTGGTGGCCAAGCTGAAGAGCCAGTACGAGGAAGGCTAG
- the tpx gene encoding thiol peroxidase, translated as MAQERAGATTFLGNPLTLVGPELKAGDPAPDFTLLSNDLKPVGLSDSAGKVRLISVVPSLDTPVCDQQSRRFNQEAAGLGDGVVVLTVSADLPFAQKRWCGAAEADQVQTLSDHQEMSFAASYGTLVKELRLNSRAIFVVDSGGTLRHVEYVKEIASHPDYDAALAAARDAV; from the coding sequence ATGGCGCAGGAACGAGCTGGAGCCACAACATTTCTGGGGAATCCATTGACGCTGGTCGGGCCCGAGTTGAAAGCAGGTGACCCGGCCCCCGACTTTACCCTGCTCTCCAACGACCTCAAACCCGTCGGGCTATCCGATTCCGCCGGCAAGGTGCGCCTCATCAGCGTGGTCCCGTCGCTGGATACCCCGGTTTGCGACCAGCAGAGCCGGAGATTCAACCAGGAGGCCGCCGGTCTGGGAGACGGGGTGGTGGTTCTGACGGTTTCCGCCGATCTGCCGTTCGCCCAAAAGCGCTGGTGCGGAGCGGCCGAGGCGGACCAGGTCCAGACGCTCTCGGATCACCAGGAAATGTCCTTTGCAGCCAGTTATGGCACCCTGGTCAAGGAGCTTAGGCTGAACAGCCGGGCTATTTTCGTGGTGGATTCCGGCGGAACCCTCCGCCACGTGGAGTATGTCAAGGAAATCGCCTCCCATCCCGACTATGACGCGGCGTTGGCTGCCGCCAGGGACGCCGTTTAG
- a CDS encoding type II toxin-antitoxin system RelE/ParE family toxin, with the protein MRPSSVFVSEAAKEILRHLHPTSKKAIRTALDDLREHPFQGKPLVAELAGLWSLPVARYRIIYRPDSRGVTVVYIGPRRDVYETLRDLLTQGKPVSQA; encoded by the coding sequence TTGAGACCTTCCTCAGTTTTCGTTTCCGAAGCTGCAAAAGAGATTCTGCGGCACCTTCATCCAACCTCGAAGAAGGCAATCCGCACCGCCTTGGATGATCTTCGAGAACATCCGTTTCAGGGGAAACCTCTGGTTGCCGAACTTGCCGGCCTGTGGTCTCTCCCCGTCGCACGGTACCGAATCATCTACCGGCCCGATTCCCGTGGGGTAACGGTGGTTTACATCGGACCGAGACGTGATGTCTACGAGACGTTGAGAGACCTGCTAACGCAGGGGAAGCCGGTAAGCCAGGCCTGA
- a CDS encoding ZIP family metal transporter, whose translation MDSLLTIKIVAALSILAVGIAGGIIPLLAARQHGSRRFLSLGNSLAGGIFLGAGFIHLLPEAGEAFEGAFEYPVAPLLAAVGVGLLLLIDRVLFEGYAGPGEGKETRQPIYPLVLLVVLSIHSIIAGAALGLEAEVATSVLVMLGILFHKGSAAFALMVSVRASGADRRRLWTVLTIFVAMTPLGILVGTVASNLLEGQAAKLIEGSFNALAAGTFIYVAILDVINAEMSRIDDRVAHFIRSTLIGKDDVPMPVKDTDRFLKFVLVFVGLAGMAVLGIWV comes from the coding sequence ATGGACTCCCTGCTCACCATCAAAATCGTTGCGGCTCTATCGATCCTTGCCGTCGGTATCGCCGGAGGCATCATTCCACTGTTGGCGGCTCGTCAACACGGAAGCCGCAGATTCCTGTCACTGGGCAACTCCCTGGCCGGCGGCATCTTCCTCGGTGCGGGGTTCATCCACCTGCTGCCCGAAGCGGGAGAGGCCTTTGAGGGGGCATTCGAGTATCCCGTTGCGCCACTGCTGGCGGCAGTGGGGGTCGGCCTGCTGCTGCTCATAGACCGTGTTCTGTTTGAAGGCTACGCGGGACCGGGTGAGGGAAAGGAAACCCGTCAGCCGATTTATCCCCTGGTTCTACTTGTAGTTCTCTCCATCCACTCCATCATCGCCGGCGCCGCCCTGGGTCTCGAGGCCGAAGTCGCCACATCGGTGCTCGTTATGCTGGGCATCCTGTTCCACAAGGGTTCGGCTGCCTTCGCCCTGATGGTCAGCGTCCGTGCTTCCGGCGCCGATCGGAGACGCCTCTGGACGGTACTGACCATTTTCGTCGCGATGACTCCGTTGGGAATCCTGGTCGGGACGGTGGCTTCCAACCTTCTCGAGGGACAGGCTGCAAAGCTGATCGAAGGGAGTTTCAACGCCCTGGCGGCGGGAACCTTCATCTACGTAGCCATTCTGGACGTCATCAACGCGGAAATGTCCAGGATCGACGACCGCGTCGCGCACTTCATTCGCAGCACACTGATCGGGAAAGACGACGTGCCGATGCCGGTAAAGGACACCGACCGTTTCCTCAAATTCGTTCTGGTATTCGTCGGCCTCGCCGGCATGGCGGTCCTGGGAATCTGGGTGTAG
- a CDS encoding Xaa-Pro peptidase family protein yields MASPDHERLNQIRQSLAEGGLDALLLLYPDDILMATGMLPASTHVAVLVDRDGGVGLLTPWWRESFVAEESWADRIDCFDWCKRGCQVDPDQAVIEWLRSERSRQGIEKVGAHLEVHHYGPNKMPSECLTYDRIRAELPSIFPVVEDAGDRINQLKSVKSSREVGKLKLAHQVVRAGAQAFYQLAQAGIREIDLATEVHCAVLRKAASLGIDYVFCEMPQITSGAERTGIADTLSNHPTARRLQQGDLVLLELGAHAEGYWADITRATVVGEPTALLRRLHQAVLDAQAAAIARYVPVKSTGEQLCEASWQAMREAGFEQGITHFLGHGLGFAYHEDRPTLGPGEQRPVLPGQVTSIEPGLYWREGGRPVAGIRVEENVVWGSRAGEVEILSDYYRGLDRQGGGF; encoded by the coding sequence ATGGCCTCCCCCGACCATGAACGACTGAACCAGATTCGACAGTCCCTGGCCGAGGGGGGACTGGACGCCCTGCTGCTGCTCTACCCGGACGACATCCTGATGGCCACCGGCATGCTGCCGGCGAGCACCCACGTGGCCGTCCTGGTGGACCGGGACGGCGGGGTCGGCCTGCTGACCCCCTGGTGGCGGGAATCCTTCGTGGCCGAGGAGAGCTGGGCAGACCGTATCGACTGCTTCGACTGGTGCAAGCGGGGCTGCCAGGTGGACCCCGATCAGGCCGTCATCGAGTGGCTTCGGAGCGAGAGGTCGAGGCAGGGGATTGAAAAGGTCGGGGCGCATCTTGAAGTGCACCATTACGGCCCCAACAAGATGCCATCGGAGTGTTTGACCTATGACAGGATCAGGGCCGAGCTGCCTTCGATTTTCCCCGTGGTTGAGGACGCCGGGGACCGGATCAACCAGCTCAAGTCGGTCAAGTCCTCCCGGGAGGTCGGCAAGCTCAAGCTGGCCCACCAGGTGGTGCGAGCGGGAGCGCAGGCCTTCTACCAGTTGGCGCAGGCAGGCATTCGAGAAATCGATCTGGCCACCGAGGTCCACTGCGCCGTCCTCCGGAAGGCGGCATCACTGGGAATCGACTACGTCTTTTGCGAGATGCCGCAGATTACCTCGGGTGCTGAGCGCACTGGGATAGCCGATACCCTTTCCAATCATCCCACAGCGCGACGACTGCAACAGGGAGATCTGGTGCTGTTGGAATTGGGCGCCCACGCCGAGGGGTACTGGGCCGACATCACTCGGGCCACGGTAGTCGGCGAACCGACCGCATTGCTTCGGAGGTTGCACCAGGCCGTCCTGGATGCCCAGGCGGCGGCAATCGCGCGTTATGTCCCGGTAAAGAGCACGGGGGAACAACTCTGCGAGGCCTCCTGGCAGGCCATGCGAGAGGCCGGATTCGAGCAGGGAATCACCCATTTTCTGGGCCATGGCCTCGGTTTTGCCTACCACGAGGACCGTCCCACCCTGGGTCCCGGAGAACAGCGGCCGGTATTGCCCGGGCAGGTGACCTCGATCGAGCCCGGACTCTACTGGCGGGAAGGCGGCCGTCCGGTGGCCGGCATCCGGGTTGAGGAAAACGTGGTATGGGGTTCCCGAGCCGGAGAAGTCGAGATCCTGTCCGACTATTACCGCGGGCTGGATCGTCAGGGCGGGGGATTTTGA
- the gltX gene encoding glutamate--tRNA ligase yields the protein MPGVRVRFAPSPSGSLHVGGARTALFNWLFARGQGGRFILRIEDTDRERSSPEMVEDILGALQWLGLDWDEGPFLQSERLDRYRQVADQLLSANKAYRCSCSTAELAAKRQAASASGKPWKYDGTCCGLSSDRSVERHARGLPGVVRFKGPRDGEVAFEDRIFGRIVHQAKQIEDFVLVRSDGMPTYHLGVVLDDLDMKITHVIRGADHISNTPKQILLYQALGRTVPDFAHLPLILGPDRTRLSKRHGATAVTTYRKQGYLPDPFCNFLALLGWSPKTEVESLSTDELIQQFSLKGVNKSNAVFDLEKLSWFNSRYLRNAPAERLFALIRVELEREGLWKGEFDSSDRAWMLKVIDLLKQRVRMVSDFATQGRAFFTDDFEIEDKARRKFLKNDALPVLMPALGARLGSLPVFGLEETESALRAFAAEKEVKAGLLINAARALLTGKAVAPGIFEVMAALGQKRTVTRLSGMSWVEGEKGTGD from the coding sequence GTGCCGGGTGTAAGAGTACGCTTTGCGCCGTCCCCCAGCGGATCCCTGCACGTGGGCGGGGCGCGTACGGCACTGTTCAACTGGCTGTTTGCCCGAGGTCAGGGCGGTCGCTTCATCCTCCGAATCGAAGACACCGACCGGGAGCGCTCCAGCCCGGAGATGGTGGAAGACATTCTGGGGGCTCTCCAGTGGCTGGGCCTGGACTGGGACGAGGGCCCCTTCCTGCAGTCGGAACGGCTGGACCGCTACCGCCAGGTAGCGGATCAGCTCTTGAGCGCGAACAAGGCCTACCGCTGCTCTTGTTCGACAGCCGAGTTGGCGGCCAAGCGCCAGGCGGCGTCCGCTTCCGGAAAACCCTGGAAGTATGACGGCACCTGTTGCGGGTTGTCGTCAGACCGGTCAGTGGAGAGGCATGCCCGCGGTCTGCCCGGCGTGGTGCGCTTCAAGGGGCCCCGCGACGGAGAGGTTGCCTTCGAGGATCGAATCTTCGGCCGGATTGTCCACCAGGCGAAGCAGATCGAGGACTTCGTGCTGGTTCGATCCGACGGCATGCCCACCTACCACCTGGGCGTGGTGCTGGACGATCTGGACATGAAGATCACCCACGTCATCCGCGGCGCCGACCACATCTCCAACACTCCTAAGCAGATCCTCCTTTACCAGGCCCTGGGACGGACGGTTCCCGATTTTGCGCACCTCCCGCTGATTCTGGGCCCCGACCGGACCAGGCTCAGCAAGCGGCACGGGGCCACCGCCGTGACCACCTACCGGAAACAGGGCTATCTGCCCGACCCCTTCTGCAACTTTCTGGCGCTGCTGGGCTGGTCTCCGAAAACCGAGGTGGAGTCTCTGTCCACTGATGAGTTAATCCAGCAGTTCTCCCTGAAGGGTGTGAACAAAAGCAACGCCGTCTTCGACCTGGAGAAGCTGTCCTGGTTCAACAGCCGCTATCTGCGCAACGCCCCTGCCGAGAGGCTTTTCGCGCTGATCAGGGTCGAGCTGGAAAGGGAGGGACTATGGAAAGGGGAGTTCGACTCCTCCGACCGGGCCTGGATGCTGAAGGTGATCGATCTGCTCAAGCAGCGCGTCCGCATGGTGTCCGACTTCGCCACCCAGGGGAGAGCCTTCTTCACCGATGACTTCGAGATCGAAGACAAGGCTCGCCGGAAATTCCTCAAGAATGACGCTCTGCCGGTTCTGATGCCCGCACTGGGCGCGCGTCTCGGGTCGCTGCCCGTCTTCGGACTGGAGGAGACGGAATCGGCCCTTCGCGCCTTTGCCGCCGAAAAGGAGGTCAAGGCGGGTCTGCTCATCAACGCGGCCCGAGCACTGCTGACCGGAAAGGCGGTAGCCCCGGGAATTTTCGAGGTCATGGCGGCTCTCGGGCAAAAACGGACCGTGACCCGCCTGTCGGGGATGTCCTGGGTTGAGGGTGAGAAGGGGACTGGAGACTGA
- a CDS encoding type II toxin-antitoxin system Phd/YefM family antitoxin, which translates to MSIDEYIPVSTAKSQLLNVLRRIEEQHAKVVITKNGTPKAVLLPYRDFEGLRETIEILADPAMVQGIRKGLDDVTAGRVVSVEEAFED; encoded by the coding sequence ATGTCCATTGACGAGTATATCCCCGTATCCACGGCGAAGTCGCAACTCCTTAACGTACTCCGCCGCATTGAAGAGCAGCACGCCAAGGTGGTCATCACCAAGAATGGTACGCCCAAGGCGGTTTTGCTCCCCTACCGGGATTTCGAAGGCCTGCGGGAGACGATCGAAATACTTGCCGATCCGGCGATGGTTCAGGGGATCCGGAAGGGTCTGGACGACGTCACCGCCGGGCGGGTTGTGAGCGTGGAAGAGGCTTTCGAGGATTGA